Proteins found in one Triticum urartu cultivar G1812 chromosome 4, Tu2.1, whole genome shotgun sequence genomic segment:
- the LOC125552709 gene encoding histone H3.2: MARTKQTARKSTGGKAPRKQLATKAARKSAPATGGVKKPHRFRPGTVALREIRKYQKSTELLIRKLPFQRLVREIAQDFKTDLRFQSSAVSALQEAAEAYLVGLFEDTNLCAIHAKRVTIMPKDIQLARRIRGERA; encoded by the coding sequence ATGGCCCGCACGAAGCAGACGGCGAGGAAGTCCACCGGCGGCAAGGCGCCGCGGAAGCAGCTGGCGACCAAGGCGGCGCGCAAGTCGGCCCCGGCCACCGGCGGCGTGAAGAAGCCGCACCGCTTCCGCCCCGGCACCGTCGCGCTCCGGGAGATCCGCAAGTACCAGAAGAGCACCGAGCTGCTCATCCGCAAGCTGCCCTTCCAGCGCCTGGTGCGGGAGATCGCGCAGGACTTCAAGACCGACCTCCGCTTCCAGAGCTCCGCCGTGTCCGCGCTCCAGGAGGCCGCCGAGGCCTACCTCGTGGGGCTGTTCGAGGACACCAACCTCTGCGCCATCCACGCCAAGCGCGTCACCATCATGCCCAAGGACATTCAGCTCGCCCGCCGCATCCGTGGCGAGAGGGCCT
- the LOC125552707 gene encoding histone H2B.1-like, which translates to MAPKAEKKPAAKKPAEEEPAAEKAEKTPAGKKPKAEKRLPAGKKTASKEGGGEKRGRKKGKKSVETYKIYIFKVLKQVHPDIGISSKAMSIMNSFINDIFEKLAGEAAKLARYNKKPTITSREIQTSVRLVLPGELAKHAVSEGTKAVTKFTSS; encoded by the coding sequence ATGGCCCCCAAGGCGGAGAAGAAGCCGGCGGCGAAGAAGCCCGCGGAGGAGGAGCCCGCGGCGGAGAAGGCCGAGAAGACCcctgccgggaagaagcccaaggccgAGAAGCGGCTGCCGGCGGGCAAGAAGACCGCCTCCAAGGAGGGCGGCGGCGAGAAGAGGGGCcggaagaagggcaagaagagcGTGGAGACCTACAAGATCTACATCTTcaaggtgctgaagcaggtgcaCCCCGACATCGGCATCTCCTCCAAGGCCATGTCCATCATGAACTCCTTCATCAACGACATCTTCGAGAAGCTCGCCGGCGAGGCCGCCAAGCTCGCCCGCTACAACAAGAAGCCCACCATCACCTCCCGGGAGATCCAGACCTCCGTCCGCCTCGTCCTCCCCGGGGAGCTCGCCAAGCACGCCGTCTCCGAGGGCACCAAGGCCGTCACCAAGTTCACCTCCTCTTAG